GCGCTCGGCGGAGCGCCGTCGCGAGACCTATGTGGGGCAGTGGCTTCCCGAACCGGTGGTCACCGGCCTCGACCGGGACGACCCGTTGAGCGCCGTCGTCGCCGACGAGGACGCCAGGTTCGTCGTCATGGTGCTGCTGGAACGACTCACTCCGGACCAGCGGGTGGCCTTCGTCCTACACGACGGGTTCGGGGTGCCGTTCCCGGATATCGCCGATGTGCTGGGGGTCAGCGCCGCGAGCGCCCGCCAGCTGGCATCGCGGGCGCGGCGCGCCGTGGACCACGCCCCGCCGCCGGGCGAGGACAGCCACAACGAGACCGCCGGGCTGCTGATGGCGGCGCTCGCCGATGGCGATATGGACGCCGTTGTCCGGCTGTTGCATCCGGACGTCACGTTCACCGGTGACTCCAACCGCCGGGCGCCGACGGCGGCGCGTGTCATCCACGGACCCGACAAGGTGGCCCGCTTCCTGTTCGGCCTGGCACAGCGGTACGGGCCGAACTGGCTGGCCGGCAGCCGGCCCGCGCTGATCAACGGCCAGCTCGGGGTCTACACCCCGGGCGCGCCTGCCGGCGACGGCTACCCGGAGCTGATGCCGCGCATCACCGCGATGACCGTGCGGGACGGATTGGTCTGCGCGGTATGGGATATCGCCAACCCGGACAAGTTCAGCGCTTCTCCGCTGCGTCGTCGACCGCCCACGGCACCCGACAGGCATCCCCGGAGCTGAAGCCTTGTTCGGTGATGCCCAATGCCGAGTACATCCGGGCTCGCATGTTCTCCACGCCGATCTGATAGGTCAGCTCGATCACGCCGTCGTCACCGAACCGGCGACGTAGATCGGCGACCTGCTCGTCGGTCACCGTGTGCGGGTCGGTGGTCATCGCGTCCGCGTAGGCGATCGCCGCGCGCTCGTCGGCGTCGAACAACGGCGACGTCGCGTACTGCTCGATGTGCTTGAGCCGGTCCACGTCCAGACCGTCCAGCCGTTGCAGCATGGACCCGAAGTCGACGCACCAGGAGCAGCCGACGGTACGGGCGGTCCAGAACACCGCGAGCTCGCGGACGCCGGCGGGCAGCTTCTTGGAGCCCGCTTGCAGCAGCATCTCGTGGACGCCGTTGGCCATCAGCAGCCGCGGGTGATGCGCCGCCACCGCGAACGGTTCGGGCACCTCGCCGAACCTGCGTTTGGCGAAGCGGTACATCATCCGGGTCAGCGGGCCGGCTTGTTCGGGGGGCAGCGGAGCGATTCTGGGAGTCATATCTGGTAGACGACGCGGCCCTGTGATGTGTGACAGATCTAGTTCCAACGGACCACCTGCGGGTAAAGAAGAGGGGTGACTGACGCGTTGCCCAGCCGAGGCGCGATATTCGGCAAGCACCTCCGATCGGCGGCCACGGTGGCCATGCAGTTCATCGCCGTGGCCGCGGCCATCTGGGTGCTGGCCTGGATCTTCGGCGAAGCGTGGGTGATCATCCTGCCGGTCGCGCTGGCCGTCGTGATCGGCACCGTGCTGTGGCCGCCGGTGCGCTGGATGCGCGCCAAGGGCCTGCCACCGGCCGCCGCGGCCCTGGTCATGCTGCTGATCGCGGCCGGGGTGATCGCCGCGTTGATCGCCGCCGTGGCACCAGCCATCGTCGAGCAGTCCACAGAGCTGGCACAACAGGCGTCCGCGGGCGTCGTACAGGTGCGTGACTGGCTGGACGGCCCGCCGCTGAACATCAGCCAGGCACAGCTCGACTCGGCGGTCGCCGCGATCACCGACGGGCTCAACACGAGCAGCAGCCAGATCGCGTCGGGCGTGTTCACCGGCGTGGGCGCGGCCACCTCGGCGTTGGTGACGGTCTTCACCACCGTCGTCGTGACGTTCTTCCTGCTCAAGGATGGGCCGCGGTTCATCCCGTGGCTGCGGCGTTCGGTCGGCTACCCGGCCGCTCCGCACCTGGCCGAGGTGCTGCAGCGCATCTGGGCGAGCCTCGGGGGATTCATCCGCACGCAGGCCCTGGTCAGCTTCGTCGACGCCGCCCTGATCGGGATCGGTTTGGTGATCCTGGGCGTGCCGCTGGCCTTCGCGCTGGCGATCGTCACCTTCATCGGCGGTTTCGTGCCGATCGTCGGCGCGTTCGTCGCCGGTGGTCTGGCGGTGCTGATCGCACTGGTCGCCAACGGCCCGGTCACGGCGCTGATCGTGCTGGGCATCATCATCGCGGTGCAGCAACTGGAGGGCAACGTGCTCCAGCCCTGGCTGCAGTCCAGGTCGATGGAACTGCACGCCGTGATCGTCCTGCTCGCGGTCACCCTCGGCGCCTCGGCCTTCGGCGTCGTCGGCGCGTTCCTGGCGGTGCCGGTGGCTGCGGCGCTGGCCGTGGTGCTGCGCTACTACGACGAGCAGGTCCAGGCCCTCACCCACTCCCGCGTCGAAAGTGAAGTTGATAGCTAGAAATCCACGAAACCTCGCGATCTAGTTCACTTTCGGCGGAGGTGGAACGAGTACCACAGCCGGTGCGTCCAAGTTCATGTGCTGATTGTGGGGAGTGAGGCGTTGGCGGCCGGCACCGTCACCCGGTATCAACTGAGCACGCGCTACGAAATGCTGCACCGCGACGTCTATGTTTCCCGCGGGGCGGCTCTCACCCCGAAGGATAGGGCCGTCGCGGCGTGGGTGTGGTCGAGGCGGCGCGGTGTCGCCGCTGGTCTGTCGGCCGCAGCGCTGCACGGCTGCGAGTGGATCGACGCCGCGCTGCCCGCCGAGCTCAACCAGGCGAGCAAGCACAAGACAGCGCACATCCTGCTGCACAGCGATCTCCTGTCCGACAGCGAGATCTGCTGCGTCGATGGCATCCGTGCGACGACCCCTGCGCGCACAGCCTTCGATCTCGGCCGTCGACGAGGGGTGACGATGGCTGTGATTCGGATCGATGCGCTGCTGCAGGTGACCGACCTGGATTTGGCGCATGTGCAGGCACTCGTCGACAGCCACCGGGGTACCAGGGGGGCGTGGTCCAGCTGAGGCGGGTTCTCGATCTCGCCGACGACGGGGCCGAGTCGCCCCAGGAGACCCGGCTGCGCCTACTACTGACATCGGCGGGGATGCGACCGTCGCACACCCAGATCGAGGTCTACGACGAGTACAGCTTGATCGGCCGGCTCGATATGGGTTGGCCGGAGTGGAAGGTCGGCGTGCAGTACGACGGCGTGCAACATTGGACGGATCCCCGCCAGCGCGCCCGCGACATCGATCAGGACCTCGCCTATCGGGACGCCGGTTGGCGCATCGCCCGGGTCGGCGCGGACTTGATGAGATACCGGCGGCCGACGATCCTCAGGCGGGTGCGGGATGCGCTGAATGCAGCAGGCGCACCGTACCCTCTGCCGAAAGTGAAAAAGATCGCGAGAATTCCAAGAATTCTCGCGATCTAATTCACTTTCGGCGGGGGAGGGATCAGCGCGCGAACATCAAGGCGCGCTTGACTTCCTGGATCGCCTGGGTCACCTGGATGCCGCGGGGGCAGGACTCGGTGCAGTTGAAGGTGGTGCGGCAGCGCCACACCCCGTCGACCTCGTTGAGGATGTCCAGGCGCTCGGCGGCGCCCTCGTCACGCGAGTCGAAGATGAACCGGTGCGCGTTGACGATCGCGGCGGGACCGAAGTAGGACCCCTCGCTCCAGTACACCGGGCAGCTGGTGGTGCAGCAGGCGCACAGGATGCACTTGGTGGTGTCGTCGTAGCGGGCCCGGTCGGTGGCGCTCTGGATGCGCTCCTTGGTGGGCGCATTGCCGCTGGTGATCAGGAACGGCTTCACCGCGCGGTAGGCGTCGAAGAACGGCTCCATGTTCACCACGAGATCCTTCTCCACGGGCAGGCCGCGGATCGGTTCGATGGTGATGGTCAGCTGCTTGGAGGCCTTCTTCGGCAGCAGATCGCGCATCAGCACCTTGCACGCCAACCGGTTGACACCGTTGATGCGCATGGCATCCGACCCACACACGCCGTGTGCGCAGGAACGCCGGAAGGTCAGGGTGCCGTCCAGGTACCACTTCACGTAGTGCAGCAGGTTGAGCAGACGGTCGCTGGGCAGGCACGGCACGCGGAAGCTCTGGTAGCCGGCGTCGTCCGGGCTGTCCGGGTTGAAACGGGCGATCTTCAGGGTGACCATCACCGCGCCATCCGGGATGGGCGGCAGGTCCGGGCCGCCGGTCTCGGGCTTCTCCAAAACGCTCGTCATCTCTAGTACTTCCGTTCCATCGGCTCGTACCGGGTCTGGACCACGGGCTTGTAGTCCAGCCGGATATCGCTCAGCAGATCGGTGCCCTCTTTGTAGGCCATCGTGTGACGCATGTAGTTGGTGTCGTCACGGTTGGGGTAGTCCTCGCGCGCATGCCCGCCACGGGATTCCTTGCGGTTCAGTGCACCGACGACGGTGACCTCGGCGAGTTCCAGCAGGAAGCCGAGCTCGATGGCCTCCAGCAGATCGCTGTTGTAGCGCTTGCCCTTGTCCTGCACCGTGATTCGCGAGTAGCGCTCCTTGAGTGCGTGGATATCGGTCAGCGCCTGCTTCAGCGTCTCCTCGGTGCGGAACACCGCGGCGTTGTTGTCCATCGACTGCTGCAGCTGGGTGCGGATGTCGGCGACGCGCTCGTTGCCGTGCTCGGAGAGGATGTCGCCGACCCAGTTGACCACCATGCCGGCCGGGTTCTCCGGCAGGTCGACGTGGTTGTGGTTGAGCGCGTACTCGGCGGCCGCGATGCCGGCGCGACGGCCGAACACGTTGATGTCCAGCAGCGAGTTGGTGCCCAACCGGTTGGAGCCGTGCACCGAAACGCACGCACATTCGCCGGCGGCGTACAGGCCGGGAACGACGTTGTTGTTGTCGCGCAGCACCTGTCCGTTGACGTTGGTCGGGATGCCGCCCATCACGTAGTGGCAGGTCGGGTACACCGGCACCAGTTCGGTCACCGGATCCACACCCAGGTAGGTGCGGGCGAACTCGGTGATGTCGGGCAGCTTGGCTTCCAGCACGTCCTCGCCGAGATGGCGCACGTCGATGTAGACGTAGTCCTTGTTCGGTCCGGCGCCGCGGCCTTCGAGCACCTCGAGCACCATCGAGCGGGCGACGATGTCGCGCGGCGCCAGGTCGACGATCGTCGGCGCGTAACGCTCCATGAAGCGCTCGCCCTCACCGTTGAGCAGACGACCGCCCTCGCCGCGCACGGCCTCGGAGATCAGGATGCCCAGACCGGCCAGGCCTGTCGGGTGGAACTGGTGGAACTCCATGTCTTCCAAGGGGAGTCCCTTGCGGAAGACGATGCCCAGGCCGTCGCCGGTCAGGGTGTGCGCGTTCGACGTGGTCTTGTACATCCGGCCCGAACCGCCGGTGGCGAAGACGATCGACTTGGCGTGGAAGACGTGGATGTCGCCGGTCGCCAACTCGTAGGCGATGACGCCGGTGGCCACCGGGCCACCCGGGGTCTCGGTCAGGGTGATGTCGAGCGCGTAGAACTCGTTGAAGAACTGCACGTCGTGTTTGACGCAGTTTTGGTACAGCGTCTGCAGGATCATGTGACCGGTGCGGTCGGCGGCGTAGCAGGCGCGGCGCACGGGGGCCTTGCCGTGGTCGCGGGTGTGCCCGCCGAACCGGCGCTGGTCGATGCGGCCCTCGGGGGTGCGGTTGAACGGCATCCCCATCTTCTCGAGGTCATAGACCGCGTCGATGGCCTCTTTGCACATGATCTCGACGGCGTCCTGGTCGGCCAGGTAGTCGCCGCCCTTGACGGTGTCGAAGGTGTGCCATTCCCAGTTGTCGTCCTCGACGTTGGCCAGCGCCGCGCACATGCCGCCCTGCGCCGCACCGGTGTGCGAGCGGGTCGGGTACAGCTTGGTCAGCACCGCGGTGCGAGCCCGGGGGCCGGCCTCGACCGCCGCGCGCATACCCGCGCCGCCGGCACCGACGATGACGACGTCGTAACGATGTTCCTGAATCATCCTGCGGTCCTCATTGTTGTTCCCGTCGCTTCGCTCGCCATGGCCATCTAGATGCTCGCGTCGAACGTGACCAGCACGTAGCTGCCCAGTACCAGGGTGAACCCGGTGGCCAGCAGGAGCAGCGAATTCAGATAGAACTTGGTCGTGTTCTTCCGGGTGTAGTCACCGATGATGGTGCGCATCCCGTTGGCGCCGTGAAGCATCGCCAGCCACAGCAGAGCCATGTCCCAGATCTGCCAGAACGGTGATGCCCAGCGCTGCGCCACGTAGTTGAAGTCGATCCGGTACACGCCGTCCTGCCACATCAGCATGATGAACAGGTGGCCCAAGGCCAGGAAGACCAGTGCCACGCCGGAGAAGCGCATGAACAACCAGGCGTACTTCTCGAAGTACGGGATGCCACGCGGGCGCCGGGGAGCGCGCGGGTGATCCAGGCTCGCCGGGCGATCGTGTTCCTTTTCCTGCACCGGGGCGATGCGCCCCTCCTTGTGATGCGGGGTCCAGGCGCCCGCAGACTCGGTCACAGGAAACGCTCCACCATGTGCATGCCGATCACTCCCAGGGCGGGGATCATCACGACCAGCCAGATGCCGGCGATGACCCACAACATCGTGCGCTGATACTTCGGGCCGTGCTGCCAGAAGTCGATCAGGATGACCCGGACGCCGTTGAGTGCGTGATACAGCACCGCGGCGACCAGGCCGATCTCCATCAGACCGACGATTGGCGTCTTGTACGTGTCGATGACCGCGTTGTAGGCCTCGGGGCTGACCCGGACCAGCGCAGTGTCGAGCACGTGCACCAACAAGAAGAAAAAGATCGCCGCACCGGTGATCCGGTGTAACACCCAGGACCACATGCCTGGGTCGCCGCGGTACAAACTGCGGCGGCGCGCCGGTTTTGATCGCGGTGCCGGTATATCGGATTCCGCGGCCGTCGCTGTGCTCATTGAGTCCTCCAACGCCTTCGGTGGACGTCTGGGGGCATGGCTGTTGTTCGTCCCCAGACCTCGGGGCGACTCTAATCCCATTTGGGGGCTGCAAAGAACTAGCGTGGGTGCGGAAGCGGCTCCACTACCACAAAGTTAGGGTTACCTACCTTGGTTCCCTGCGTCGGGGTGCGGCCTTCGGAATGCATTCAGACTGTGGTGGACAGGGGCCCGGTGAGCGCTGATATCGACTGGAAAATGCTGCGTGACAAGGCTATTGAGGCCGCGGCGCAGGCTTACGCGCCGTATTCGGGATTCCCGGTCGGGGCTGCGGCGCTTGCCGACGATGACCGAATAATCCTCGGATGCAATGTGGAGAATGTCTCATATGGCCTAGGTCTCTGTGCGGAGTGTGCTGTGGTCTGCGCCCTGTATTCCGGCGGTGGCGGCCGGTTGGTGGCGCTCAGTTGTGTGGCCGCCGACGGCGCCCCGCTGATGCCGTGCGGTCGTTGTCGGCAGGTGTTGTTGGAGCACGGCGGACCGGGGTTGCTGATCGATCACCCGGACGGGCCGAAACGACTCGCCGAGTTGCTGCCCGAGGCGTTCGGGCCGGCCGACCTGGAGCGGGCATGACCAGCCCGGGAATGACGCACGACGCCCCGTCCGTGATCCGGACCAAGCGTGACGGCGGCGTGCTCTCCGACGACGCCATCGACTGGGTGATCGCGGCCTACACCGAGGGCCGGGTCGCCGACGAGCAGATGTCGGCGTTGCTGATGGCGATCTTCCTGCGCGGGATGACCGGTGCCGAGATCGCCCGCTGGACGGCGGCGATGATCGCCTCGGGGGAGCGCTTCGAGTTCGGGGACCTCGGGCGGCCGCTGGTGGACAAGCACTCCACCGGCGGTGTCGGGGACAAGATCACCATCCCGCTGGTGCCGGTGGTCCTGGCCTGCGGTGGTGCGGTGCCGCAGGCCGCCGGCCGCGGGCTCGGCCACACCGGCGGCACGCTGGACAAGTTGGAGGCCATCTCCGGGTTCACCGCGGAACTGTCCAAAGCCCGTATCCGCCAACAACTGTCCGATATCGGCGCGGCCATCTTCGCCGCCGGGGACCTCGCCCCGGCCGACCGCAAGATCTACGCGCT
This region of Mycolicibacterium diernhoferi genomic DNA includes:
- a CDS encoding sigma-70 family RNA polymerase sigma factor, translated to MTASARADEFEALRPHLLSVGYRLTGTYADAEDIVQEAWLRWRGSGDEIVDLRAWLTTVVSRLGLDRLRSAERRRETYVGQWLPEPVVTGLDRDDPLSAVVADEDARFVVMVLLERLTPDQRVAFVLHDGFGVPFPDIADVLGVSAASARQLASRARRAVDHAPPPGEDSHNETAGLLMAALADGDMDAVVRLLHPDVTFTGDSNRRAPTAARVIHGPDKVARFLFGLAQRYGPNWLAGSRPALINGQLGVYTPGAPAGDGYPELMPRITAMTVRDGLVCAVWDIANPDKFSASPLRRRPPTAPDRHPRS
- a CDS encoding AI-2E family transporter; the protein is MTDALPSRGAIFGKHLRSAATVAMQFIAVAAAIWVLAWIFGEAWVIILPVALAVVIGTVLWPPVRWMRAKGLPPAAAALVMLLIAAGVIAALIAAVAPAIVEQSTELAQQASAGVVQVRDWLDGPPLNISQAQLDSAVAAITDGLNTSSSQIASGVFTGVGAATSALVTVFTTVVVTFFLLKDGPRFIPWLRRSVGYPAAPHLAEVLQRIWASLGGFIRTQALVSFVDAALIGIGLVILGVPLAFALAIVTFIGGFVPIVGAFVAGGLAVLIALVANGPVTALIVLGIIIAVQQLEGNVLQPWLQSRSMELHAVIVLLAVTLGASAFGVVGAFLAVPVAAALAVVLRYYDEQVQALTHSRVESEVDS
- a CDS encoding succinate dehydrogenase iron-sulfur subunit, which encodes MTSVLEKPETGGPDLPPIPDGAVMVTLKIARFNPDSPDDAGYQSFRVPCLPSDRLLNLLHYVKWYLDGTLTFRRSCAHGVCGSDAMRINGVNRLACKVLMRDLLPKKASKQLTITIEPIRGLPVEKDLVVNMEPFFDAYRAVKPFLITSGNAPTKERIQSATDRARYDDTTKCILCACCTTSCPVYWSEGSYFGPAAIVNAHRFIFDSRDEGAAERLDILNEVDGVWRCRTTFNCTESCPRGIQVTQAIQEVKRALMFAR
- the sdhA gene encoding succinate dehydrogenase flavoprotein subunit, producing MIQEHRYDVVIVGAGGAGMRAAVEAGPRARTAVLTKLYPTRSHTGAAQGGMCAALANVEDDNWEWHTFDTVKGGDYLADQDAVEIMCKEAIDAVYDLEKMGMPFNRTPEGRIDQRRFGGHTRDHGKAPVRRACYAADRTGHMILQTLYQNCVKHDVQFFNEFYALDITLTETPGGPVATGVIAYELATGDIHVFHAKSIVFATGGSGRMYKTTSNAHTLTGDGLGIVFRKGLPLEDMEFHQFHPTGLAGLGILISEAVRGEGGRLLNGEGERFMERYAPTIVDLAPRDIVARSMVLEVLEGRGAGPNKDYVYIDVRHLGEDVLEAKLPDITEFARTYLGVDPVTELVPVYPTCHYVMGGIPTNVNGQVLRDNNNVVPGLYAAGECACVSVHGSNRLGTNSLLDINVFGRRAGIAAAEYALNHNHVDLPENPAGMVVNWVGDILSEHGNERVADIRTQLQQSMDNNAAVFRTEETLKQALTDIHALKERYSRITVQDKGKRYNSDLLEAIELGFLLELAEVTVVGALNRKESRGGHAREDYPNRDDTNYMRHTMAYKEGTDLLSDIRLDYKPVVQTRYEPMERKY
- a CDS encoding succinate dehydrogenase hydrophobic membrane anchor subunit, which translates into the protein MTESAGAWTPHHKEGRIAPVQEKEHDRPASLDHPRAPRRPRGIPYFEKYAWLFMRFSGVALVFLALGHLFIMLMWQDGVYRIDFNYVAQRWASPFWQIWDMALLWLAMLHGANGMRTIIGDYTRKNTTKFYLNSLLLLATGFTLVLGSYVLVTFDASI
- the sdhC gene encoding succinate dehydrogenase, cytochrome b556 subunit — translated: MSTATAAESDIPAPRSKPARRRSLYRGDPGMWSWVLHRITGAAIFFFLLVHVLDTALVRVSPEAYNAVIDTYKTPIVGLMEIGLVAAVLYHALNGVRVILIDFWQHGPKYQRTMLWVIAGIWLVVMIPALGVIGMHMVERFL
- a CDS encoding cytidine deaminase: MLRDKAIEAAAQAYAPYSGFPVGAAALADDDRIILGCNVENVSYGLGLCAECAVVCALYSGGGGRLVALSCVAADGAPLMPCGRCRQVLLEHGGPGLLIDHPDGPKRLAELLPEAFGPADLERA